CCGTGGCCTCGAGCGCGGCCTGAACATCCTGGCTGACGCCGTGAAGGTGACGCTCGGCCCGCGCGGCCGCAACGTCGTCCTCGAGAAGAAGTGGGGCGCCCCCACGATCACGAACGACGGTGTCTCCATCGCCAAGGAGATCGAGCTCGACGACCCGTACGAGAAGATCGGTGCGGAGCTCGTCAAGGAGGTCGCCAAGAAGACCGACGACGTCGCCGGTGACGGCACGACCACCGCGACCGTCCTCGCCCAGGCCCTCGTCCGCGAAGGCCTCCGCAACGTCGCCGCCGGTGCCGACCCCGTGTCGCTCAAGCGCGGCATCGAGAAGGCCGTCGCCGCCGTTTCCGACCAGCTCCTCGCCAACGCGAAGGACATCGAGACCAAGGACCAGATCGCCGCGACCGCGTCGATCTCGGCCGCTGACCCGACCATCGGCGCGCTCATCGCCGAGGCCATCGACAAGGTCGGCAAGGAAGGTGTCGTCACCGTCGAGGAGTCGAACACCTTCGGCACCGAGCTCGAGCTCACCGAGGGCATGCGCTTCGACAAGGGCTACCTGTCGCAGTACTTCGTGACCGACCCCGAGCGTCAGGAAGCCGTCTTCGAGGACGCCTACATCCTGATCGTCAACTCGAAGATCTCGAACATCAAGGACCTCCTGCCGGTCGTCGACAAGGTGATCCAGGCGGGCAAGCAGCTCCTGATCATCGCCGAGGACGTCGACGGCGAGGCCCTGGCCACGCTCGTCGTGAACAAGATCCGCGGCATCTTCAAGTCCGTCGCCGTCAAGGCCCCGGGCTTCGGCGACCGTCGCAAGGCCATGCTGCAGGACATCGCGATCCTCACCGGCGGCCAGGTCATCTCGGAAGAGGTCGGCCTCAAGCTCGAGAACGCGACGCTCGACCTGCTCGGCAAGGCCCGCAAGGTCATCATCACCAAGGACGAGACGACCATCGTCGAGGGTGCCGGTGACGAGGAGCAGATCGCGGGCCGCGTCCGCCAGATCCGCTCCGAGATCGAGGCGACCGACTCCGACTACGACCGCGAGAAGCTCCAGGAGCGCCTCGCGAAGCTCGCCGGTGGCGTGGCCGTCATCAAGGCCGGTGCCGCGACCGAGGTCGAGCTCAAGGAGCGCAAGCACCGCATCGAGGACGCCGTCCGCAACGCGAAGGCCGCTGTCGAAGAGGGCATCGTCGCCGGTGGTGGCGTCGCCCTCATCCAGGCGTCCGTCGTGCTCGACACCCTCGAGCTCGAGGGCGACGAGGCGACCGGTGCGAACATCGTCCGCGTCGCGATCGACGCGCCGCTCAAGCAGATCGCGCTGAACGCCGGTCTCGAGCCGGGTGTCGTCGCCGCCAAGGTCCGCGAGCTCGAGTCGGGTCACGGCCTCAACGCCGCGACCGGTGAGTACGTCGATCTCGTCGCCGCGGGCATCATCGACCCGGCCAAGGTCACGCGCTCGGCGCTGCAGAACGCTGCGTCGATCGCCGGTCTGTTCCTCACGACCGAGGCCGTCGTCGCCGACAAGCCCGAGCGCACCCCTGCTGCTCCGGCCGGCGACCCGACGGGTGGCATGGACTTCTAAGCAGTCCTGACGGAAGGGCCTCGCACGCTGCGCGTGCGGGGCCCTTCCGCGTGCGGGGGGGGGGGGGGGCGGCGCCGGCGGGGGCTGGGGGCGGGCGGGGCCGCCGAGCGGGCGGAAGACGTCACGCTCGCCGATTCCTGGCGGCACCTACCGCCCGCTCCGCGAACCACGCGCGGCGTGTTCTGCCCGCTCAGTCCCGAGACTGTTCCCGCACAGGAGGCGCGGCTCGGCAGTTCTCCACAGGTCGCCTCCCGAAGATCCTCCGTTGGGCACCTCTTGGCGACGATGGTGCGCATGCGCGACGCACGTCCCCTTCCGGTTCCGTTCCAGTACGCCCCGTTCCGCGTTCGGGACGCGCTTGCGCGGGACATCCCCGCGGGTCGACTCCGGCGCCGTGACCTCGAGTCGCCCGTCCACGGTGTGCGCGCTCGTGCCGGTTCGACCGTCAGTCGGATCGACGCGATCGCGGTGGTGCTCCGACCCGACCAGCACTTCAGCCACACCAGTGCGGCGTCGATCTGGGGCGCACCGTTGCCGTCGGCTGCTCGCAACGGCCCGGTGCACGTCACCTCGGCGTCGGACAACGCCATGCGGCGCACCGGAGTGGTGGGGCACCGGTCGGCATCGACGGACGTCCGACTGCACTGTGGCAAACGGGTGAGCGCACCGGCGCAGATGTGGTTCGAGTGTGCCTCGCTGCTCGAACTCGCCGACCTGGTGGTGATCGGTGATCACCTCGTCGGTCGGAGCGGACTCGCGACCATCGATGAGCTCGCCGAGGCGATCCGTGCTGGGGCACGAGCATCTCGGATGGCGCGTGCTGCACTGGAGTTGATCCGCGTCGGAGCGGAGTCAGCGATGGAGACCCGCGTCCGTCTCGCCGTCGTCGACGCGGGGTTCCCCGAGCCGCAGCTCAACATCGACGTCCTCGACGGTGCTGGCAAGTTCCTCGGACGCGTCGACATGGCCTGGCCGGAGTACCGCATCGCCCTCGAGTACGACGGTGACCACCACCGGGAGCGCGAGACCTTCCACCACGACCAGCGTCGCCGGAACGGCTTCGAGGTGAACGGCTGGCTCGTGATCCACGTCACCGCTGCCGATGCCGCTCGTCCAGCGGTCATGTTCGAGCGACTGCGTCAGGCTTTCGCGTTGCGAGTGGGCAGGACACGCGGCCAGTCGACCGCCGACCGGGCGGTTCGTGCCGGTCTGGAGCGTCGAACGTGACAGATAGTGCCCGCTCGGGACGGGCGTGGGCCGGCGGGCGGGCGGCACGCCCGCGGGCGTCAAGCGCCGGCGGGCGCGGGGGCGGCGTAGTCGCGGGGGAGCAGGGGGAGCCACACGCGGAAGGTCGCGCCGCCGCCCTCGGTGTCGAACACCTCGACCGACCCGTGGTGCGCCGCGACGATGCCCGAGACGATCGCGAGCCCGAGGCCCGAGCCGCCGGTGTCCCGTGCGCGCGAGGTGTCGGCACGCCAGAAGCGCTGGAAGATCTTGTCGCGCAGCTGCGGCGGGATGCCCTCGCCGTGGTCGATCACGTCGATGTGCGCCATCCCGCGCTCGTCGTCCACGCCGATGCCGATCTCGATCGGGTCGTCGTGCTCCGTGAAGCGCATGGCGTTGCCCATGAGGTTCGTCACGATCTGGCGGATCTTGTTCTCCTCCGCCAGGACGATCGGCGGCCGCTTCGGCAGCACGACGGTGGGCAGCGGGGTGGTCTCGTCGGTGGGGGCAGCCGTGCCGTCGACACCCATCGCGCGGGTGCGGCGGGCGCGGAGTCGCGCGATCGTCTGGCGCGAGAACGCGATGGGGCCGGTCGTGTTCGCGGACGTCGGCGATGCCGGGGGGCCGTCGCCGGAACCGGGGGCCGAGGCGGGAGCCGACGCCGGGCGGACCGCGTGCGGCACGCTCTCGCCGGTCACCGAGTCCTCGACGAGCACCTGGATCTCGCGGTCGGGGTTCGACGCCATCGTGTCGAGCGCGGAGTCACGGGCGATGGCGACGAGGTCGACCGGGCCGAGCTCGAGCGGCTTCGACTCGTCGATGCGGGCGAGCTGTAGCAGGTCCTGCACGAGGAGGCCCATGCGCTGGGCTTCCTTCTCGATGCGCTCCATCGCCTGGGCGACGTCCTCTTCCTTACGGAGCGCGCCCATCCGGTAGAGCTCGGCGTACCCGCGGAGCGACACGAGGGGCGTGCGGAGCTCGTGGGAGGCGTCCCCGACGAACCGGCGCATCTGGTCGATGGTGCGCTGCCGGTCCTCGAACGCGGAGTCGATGCGCTCGAGCATGGAGTTGAGGGACCGGTTCAGTCGACCGACCTCGGTGTTGGGGGTGTCGGCTTCGAGGCGCTGGTTGAAGTCACCGGCGGCGAACCGGGCAGCGGTGTCCTCGACGTCGCGCAGGGGGTCGAACGTCGCTGTCACGAGGAGCCGAGTGAGCATGGCGCCGAGCAGGATCACCGAGGCACCGAAGCTCAGGAAGATGGCGGTGAATCGCAGGACGGTCTGGTCGGTGTCGGCGCTCGACACCGCGACCAGGACGTACCCGGCCTGCGTGGTGCCGGTCGACTGGTCCTGCAGCGACGCCGGGATGACCTGCGCACGCCACTCGTGGTTGTGCTGGCTGTCGTACAGCGAGAAGCGCGAACTGGTCTGCGCCGCGGAGGAGAAGTCGAGCTCGTGGATGTCGGGGCGGCTCGACGCCGGGGTCTGGCAGATCTGCTTGCCGGCGGAGTCGTACGCGGCGACGTACGCGCTCTGCGAGAGGACGACGGAGAGCTTGCAGTACTGCTCACCGTCGCTGATGTTCTGACCCTCGAGCTGTTCCGTCGTCTGACGGACGTTGTTGTCCAGCTGGGCCATGAGGTACGTCGACAGCACCGTCATCGTGCCGAGCCCCGCGACGAGCAGTCCGAGCGCCACCAGGAGCACCGTGATCCCGGTGATCTTGGTGCGCAGGGAGATCCCGTCCCACCAGCGGCTCATTCGCGTGTGCATGCTGCCCCAACGATAGACAGCGGTCGCCCGGTGAAACCGGACGACCGCCGTGAAGACGAACCCCGAGGGGTCCGGACGACCTACGAGGCCTTGGACGCCTTGAGCATGTAGCCGAACCCGCGCTTGGTCTGGATGATCGGCTCGGCCGAGTACTGGTCGAGCTTGCGGCGCAGGTAGGAGATGTAGGACTCGACGATGCCGGCGTCGCCGTTGAAGTCGTACTCCCACACGTGGTCGAGGATCTGCGCCTTCGACAGCACGCGGTTCGGGTTGAGCATGAGGTAGCGGAGCAGCTTGAACTCGGTCGGGGAGAGCTCGATCTGCGCGTCGCCGATCGTGACCTCGTGCGTGTCCTGGTCCATCGTGAGCTCGCCGGCGCGGATGATCGCGTCTTCCTCGTCGTTCATCGTGCGACGGAGGATCGCCTTGATGCGGGCGACGATCTCGTCGAGGGAGAACGGCTTCGTGACGTAGTCGTCGCCGCCGACGGTGAGACCGGTGATCTTGTCCTCGGTGTCGTCCTTGGCGGTGAGGAACAGGATCGGGGAGGTGTACCCCGACGACCGCAGGCGCTTGGTGACGCCGAAGCCGTTCATGTCGGGCAGCATGACGTCGAGGATGATCAGGTCCGGCTCTTCCTCGAGCACGGCGGAGATCGCCTGTGCTCCGTTGCCCACCGCGCGCACGGCGAAGCCGGCGAAACGCAGCGAGGTCGTCAGGAGGTCGCGGATGTTCGGCTCGTCGTCGACGATCAGGATCTTGGGGCCATCGCTCATGGTCCTATCTTCTGACCGTTCCCTAGTGGTTTCCTGAGAGCGGTTGGTGCGTCAGCCCACGACCGCCTGGACCTGGTCGGCATCGAGGATCGTGTAGGAGTACCCCTGCTCCGCGAGGAACCGCTGCCGGTTCTGCGCGAAGTCCTGGTCGACGGTGTCCCGCGTCACGAGCGTGTAGAACGACGCCGGCAGCCCGTCCTTGTTCGGGCGGAGGAGTCGGCCGAGTCGCTGGGCCTCTTCCTGACGGGATCCGAACGAGCCGGACACCTGGATCGCCACCGTCGCGTCGGGCAGGTCGACCGAGAAGTTCGCGACCTTCGAGACGACGAGCACGTCGATCGACCCCTCGCGGAAGGCCTGGTAGAGCCGCTCCCGCTCGTCGACGGGGGTCGAACCGGTGATCTCGGCGGCGTCCAGGGACCCGGCGAGCGAGTCGAGCTGGTCGATGTACTGCCCGATCACGAGGATCTGCTCGCCGCGGTGCTTCTCGATGAGCTCGCGCACCACCGGGGTCTTCGCCGGCGAGGTCGCCGCGAGCCGGTACCGCTCGTCGTCGCTTGATGCCGCGTACTCGAGGCGGTCCTGGTGCGGCAGGTCGATGCGCACCTCGTAGCAGGCGGCGGGGGAGATGTACCCCTGCGCCTCGATCTCCTTCCACGGGGCGTCGTAGCGCTTCGGCCCGATGAGCGAGAAGACGTCGCCCTCGCGCCCGTCCTCGCGCACGAGGGTCGCCGTGAGCCCGAGTCGCCGCCGGGCCTGGAGGTCGGCGGTGAGCTTGAACACCGGCGCCGGCAGCAGGTGCACCTCGTCGTAGACGATGAGTCCCCAGTCGAGGGCGTCGAGGAGCGACAGGTGCGTGTACTCGCCCTTCCGGCGGGCGGTGAGGATCTGGTACGTCGCGATCGTGACCGGACGGATCTCCTTCACGCTGCCCGAGTACTCGCCGATCTCGTCCTCGGTGAGGGTGGTCCGGCGCAGCAGCTCGGATCGCCACTGCCGGGCCGAGACGGTGTTCGTCACGAGGATGAGCGTCGTCGCCTTGACCGTCGCCATCGCTCCGGCGCCCACGAGCGTCTTGCCGGCACCACAGGGCAGCACGACGACGCCGGAGCCCTGCGCGAAGAACGTGTCGACCGCCTGTTCCTGGTAGGGACGCAGGTGCCAGTCGTCGGTGTCGAGGTCGATCGGGTGCGGCTGCCCGGGCGTGTACCCGGCGAGGTCCTCGGCCGGCCAGCCGAGCTTCACGAGCTCCTGCTTGATCTGCCCGCGTGCCCACGGGAGCAGCTCGACCTCTTCCGGGGAGCGCATGTCGCCCAGCAGCGGCTTGATCCGCTTCGAGCGGATGACCTCGGCGAGGACCGTGGGCTCGGACGCGGTGAGGAGCAGGACCGGCTGGCGCTCGAGCTCTTCGGCCGGGGAGTTCGCGATCGCCGGCGCGTCCGGACGCTCTTCGCGCCGGATGACGAGTCGGCCGTACCGTGCCACGGTGTCGCGGATGTCCACCGTGACGCTCTGCGGGACGGGGAACTTCGCGAAGTGCTCGAGCGTGTGGATCATGCTCTCGGCGTCGTGCCCGGCCGCCCGCGCGTTCCACAGGCCGAGTCGGGTGATGCGGTACGTGTGCACGTGTTCCGGCGCGCGTTCGAGCTCGGCGAACACCGCGAGGTCGTGCCGTGCGTCCTCGGCGTCGGGGTGCGCCACCTCGAGGAGCACGGTGCGGTCGCTCTGCACGATCAGCGGTCCGTTCATGACGGATCAGCCTAGGCCGCTCGGCTGCGAACCAGCGCGGATCGGCTCACCTCTGGATCAGGCGTCGCTCTCCACAGCCACCACGAGGGAGAGCGGGAGCGTCCGCTCGACGTCGACGGCCGTGTCGCGTCCCCGCACGCGTCCGGCGGCGACCGAGGTCGGCACGATCGAGAACGGCCGCTCGGAACCGTCCGGCATGCGCACCGTCAGGCGGATCGGCGTGCGTCCTCGGACGGCGAGGTCGATCTGCCGCCCCAGCCACTCCTGCTCGGGCTCGGCCTCGCCGCGCTCGGTGGTGACACGGAGCCGTTCCACGAGTGCGTGCGCCGCCTGCTCCGGGTTGCGTCCGGTGGTGCGTCGACGGCCTGGAGGAACGGATCCCGTCGCCGGGCGGGCTGCGGCCGTCAGGACGGCCGGGTAGCGCTGGTCCTCGAGCGCCGTGTGGACGACGTGCGGCGGGTAGCGGGTCAGCAGGGTGGTCAGGTCGCTGCGCTCCCACGCCAGCTGCCGGAGCTCGGCGTCCACCCCGATGAGGTCGAGCTGGTCCGGCGTGCCGTGCACGCGGGCCCCGACCCCGTCGGCGCCGACGTCGACCACGATGCTGCCGTCCCGCGAGGACACCTGGTCGACGAGGTAGGAGAGCGGCTGCGGCAGGCCCGTCGCGGACAGCCGTTCCAGCAGCGCGACGACGTCCTGCCGGGTGTGGCCGGCCCGGAACGCGCGGCGGAGCGAGTCCTCGGAGATGCGGTACCGGGCGGCGAGGCCCGGCGCCTCGAGCACGGCGACGGTCCGGAGCGCGGCGTCGTCGACCGGCGCGAGCGGTCCCGGTGCGATGACCGTGAGGTCGTGCTGCAGGTACACGGCGTCGACCGTGCGGGGGAGGTCCTCCGCAGCGGGGGCCGGGTCTCCGTCCAGCAGTGCACGGCCGGTGCTCGTCACGCGGCCGTCGACCGTGAGCCCGAGTGCGGCCGCGGTGCCCGCGACGTCGAGCAGCACCGCGTCGAGCCAGCGCGAGCCCGCCGGGTACGCCCACCGGCCGGCCGACACGAGGTCGCGCAGGTCGTCGCCGGCCACGTCGAGCACGCTCCGGACGGCGGGGTCGAGTGCGTCCCGCCATGCCGACACCAGCGTCGACCAGCGGTCCGGCCAGCTCGCGACGAGCCAGGCGTCGCCGGCCGCCGTGGTCGCCCACGTGCCGTTGCCCGTGTCCGCGAACCCGATCCGTTCGAGCAGCGCCAGGCGGCCGGGGACCACGACCGGGTCCGCGCCGGCACGCTCGCCGAGCGTCTTCGCGAGCGGGGTGCCGATGCCGCCCTTCACGAGCTCGCGCACCGCGCCCTCGGACACCGCCCGGAGGAGTTCGGCGAGCACGGTCATCGTCGCGAAGGCGTGCTCCGCGCCGGTCGTCCGGGCGCGCTCGTCGTCGCCCGTCTCGTCCACCGGAGCGGCGGGGCGGGGGTGGTCCGCGCCTCCTGGGAGACCGGCGATCTCGTCGTGGGCGGCCAGCCGGGCCGACACCGCGTCGTCGACGCCGCCGTCCTCGTCCGCCAGGCCGAGCGCGACCGCCGGGGCGAGGTCGTCGGCGGAGCCCGCGCCGTCACGCAGCGCGAGCAGTGTCCGACGGGGCAGGTGCTCGATCGCGGCGTCGACCGCGTCGTCGGTGCGGAGCGCCTCGGCGAGGTCGAAGAAGTCCGAGATGCGCAGCGGGCCGGTCTCGGCGAGGACCGCCGCGGGGAGCCGGCGCGCCACGACGAGCCGTTCGAGGGCGTCGTCCGGCATCGCCCGGAGCCGGGCGGCGAGGTCTGCGGTGGTCGTCATCGTCCGCCGCGCTCGTCCGACGCGGTCCTCAGCGCGCCGTCCGGTTCGCTCGGGCCCGACGGGTCCAGGTGATGCCGAGGAGGGTGAACACGAGCACCATGCCGATCGGGAAGCCGACCAGCGGGATCGCCATGATCACGGGCCACGGCATCGATCCCTGGGCGCTGGGGACGGTCAGCCACATCACGATCATGGCGGCCATGCAGAGGAAGGCGGCGATGAAGATCCCGCCGACCATGAACGCGAGGGCGCGTTCGGTACGATTGAACGTCACCGGGGGTTCCGCGGAGTCCTGCGTGTTCCCGGTGGACCGGGTCGGGTTGGCCATCGACCCAGGATATCCGACGCACCACGGCCGTTCCACGATCACGAGGAGACCGACGAATGCCCACCGGCAAGGTCAAGTTCTACGACGACCAGAAGGGGTTCGGGTTCATCACCGGCGACGACGGCGAACCCGTCTTCCTGCACGCGTCCTCGCTCCCCGACGGCGTCACGTCGGTGAAGGCCGGTTCGCGGCTCGAGTACGGCGTCGTCCAGGGGAAGAAGGGGTCGCAGGCGCTG
The sequence above is a segment of the Curtobacterium sp. BH-2-1-1 genome. Coding sequences within it:
- a CDS encoding response regulator transcription factor, whose translation is MSDGPKILIVDDEPNIRDLLTTSLRFAGFAVRAVGNGAQAISAVLEEEPDLIILDVMLPDMNGFGVTKRLRSSGYTSPILFLTAKDDTEDKITGLTVGGDDYVTKPFSLDEIVARIKAILRRTMNDEEDAIIRAGELTMDQDTHEVTIGDAQIELSPTEFKLLRYLMLNPNRVLSKAQILDHVWEYDFNGDAGIVESYISYLRRKLDQYSAEPIIQTKRGFGYMLKASKAS
- a CDS encoding DNA repair helicase XPB; protein product: MNGPLIVQSDRTVLLEVAHPDAEDARHDLAVFAELERAPEHVHTYRITRLGLWNARAAGHDAESMIHTLEHFAKFPVPQSVTVDIRDTVARYGRLVIRREERPDAPAIANSPAEELERQPVLLLTASEPTVLAEVIRSKRIKPLLGDMRSPEEVELLPWARGQIKQELVKLGWPAEDLAGYTPGQPHPIDLDTDDWHLRPYQEQAVDTFFAQGSGVVVLPCGAGKTLVGAGAMATVKATTLILVTNTVSARQWRSELLRRTTLTEDEIGEYSGSVKEIRPVTIATYQILTARRKGEYTHLSLLDALDWGLIVYDEVHLLPAPVFKLTADLQARRRLGLTATLVREDGREGDVFSLIGPKRYDAPWKEIEAQGYISPAACYEVRIDLPHQDRLEYAASSDDERYRLAATSPAKTPVVRELIEKHRGEQILVIGQYIDQLDSLAGSLDAAEITGSTPVDERERLYQAFREGSIDVLVVSKVANFSVDLPDATVAIQVSGSFGSRQEEAQRLGRLLRPNKDGLPASFYTLVTRDTVDQDFAQNRQRFLAEQGYSYTILDADQVQAVVG
- a CDS encoding cell wall metabolism sensor histidine kinase WalK; translated protein: MHTRMSRWWDGISLRTKITGITVLLVALGLLVAGLGTMTVLSTYLMAQLDNNVRQTTEQLEGQNISDGEQYCKLSVVLSQSAYVAAYDSAGKQICQTPASSRPDIHELDFSSAAQTSSRFSLYDSQHNHEWRAQVIPASLQDQSTGTTQAGYVLVAVSSADTDQTVLRFTAIFLSFGASVILLGAMLTRLLVTATFDPLRDVEDTAARFAAGDFNQRLEADTPNTEVGRLNRSLNSMLERIDSAFEDRQRTIDQMRRFVGDASHELRTPLVSLRGYAELYRMGALRKEEDVAQAMERIEKEAQRMGLLVQDLLQLARIDESKPLELGPVDLVAIARDSALDTMASNPDREIQVLVEDSVTGESVPHAVRPASAPASAPGSGDGPPASPTSANTTGPIAFSRQTIARLRARRTRAMGVDGTAAPTDETTPLPTVVLPKRPPIVLAEENKIRQIVTNLMGNAMRFTEHDDPIEIGIGVDDERGMAHIDVIDHGEGIPPQLRDKIFQRFWRADTSRARDTGGSGLGLAIVSGIVAAHHGSVEVFDTEGGGATFRVWLPLLPRDYAAPAPAGA
- a CDS encoding endonuclease domain-containing protein, giving the protein MFCPLSPETVPAQEARLGSSPQVASRRSSVGHLLATMVRMRDARPLPVPFQYAPFRVRDALARDIPAGRLRRRDLESPVHGVRARAGSTVSRIDAIAVVLRPDQHFSHTSAASIWGAPLPSAARNGPVHVTSASDNAMRRTGVVGHRSASTDVRLHCGKRVSAPAQMWFECASLLELADLVVIGDHLVGRSGLATIDELAEAIRAGARASRMARAALELIRVGAESAMETRVRLAVVDAGFPEPQLNIDVLDGAGKFLGRVDMAWPEYRIALEYDGDHHRERETFHHDQRRRNGFEVNGWLVIHVTAADAARPAVMFERLRQAFALRVGRTRGQSTADRAVRAGLERRT
- the groL gene encoding chaperonin GroEL (60 kDa chaperone family; promotes refolding of misfolded polypeptides especially under stressful conditions; forms two stacked rings of heptamers to form a barrel-shaped 14mer; ends can be capped by GroES; misfolded proteins enter the barrel where they are refolded when GroES binds) yields the protein MAKIIAFDEEARRGLERGLNILADAVKVTLGPRGRNVVLEKKWGAPTITNDGVSIAKEIELDDPYEKIGAELVKEVAKKTDDVAGDGTTTATVLAQALVREGLRNVAAGADPVSLKRGIEKAVAAVSDQLLANAKDIETKDQIAATASISAADPTIGALIAEAIDKVGKEGVVTVEESNTFGTELELTEGMRFDKGYLSQYFVTDPERQEAVFEDAYILIVNSKISNIKDLLPVVDKVIQAGKQLLIIAEDVDGEALATLVVNKIRGIFKSVAVKAPGFGDRRKAMLQDIAILTGGQVISEEVGLKLENATLDLLGKARKVIITKDETTIVEGAGDEEQIAGRVRQIRSEIEATDSDYDREKLQERLAKLAGGVAVIKAGAATEVELKERKHRIEDAVRNAKAAVEEGIVAGGGVALIQASVVLDTLELEGDEATGANIVRVAIDAPLKQIALNAGLEPGVVAAKVRELESGHGLNAATGEYVDLVAAGIIDPAKVTRSALQNAASIAGLFLTTEAVVADKPERTPAAPAGDPTGGMDF
- a CDS encoding helicase-associated domain-containing protein, with protein sequence MTTTADLAARLRAMPDDALERLVVARRLPAAVLAETGPLRISDFFDLAEALRTDDAVDAAIEHLPRRTLLALRDGAGSADDLAPAVALGLADEDGGVDDAVSARLAAHDEIAGLPGGADHPRPAAPVDETGDDERARTTGAEHAFATMTVLAELLRAVSEGAVRELVKGGIGTPLAKTLGERAGADPVVVPGRLALLERIGFADTGNGTWATTAAGDAWLVASWPDRWSTLVSAWRDALDPAVRSVLDVAGDDLRDLVSAGRWAYPAGSRWLDAVLLDVAGTAAALGLTVDGRVTSTGRALLDGDPAPAAEDLPRTVDAVYLQHDLTVIAPGPLAPVDDAALRTVAVLEAPGLAARYRISEDSLRRAFRAGHTRQDVVALLERLSATGLPQPLSYLVDQVSSRDGSIVVDVGADGVGARVHGTPDQLDLIGVDAELRQLAWERSDLTTLLTRYPPHVVHTALEDQRYPAVLTAAARPATGSVPPGRRRTTGRNPEQAAHALVERLRVTTERGEAEPEQEWLGRQIDLAVRGRTPIRLTVRMPDGSERPFSIVPTSVAAGRVRGRDTAVDVERTLPLSLVVAVESDA